One part of the Entelurus aequoreus isolate RoL-2023_Sb linkage group LG05, RoL_Eaeq_v1.1, whole genome shotgun sequence genome encodes these proteins:
- the banf1 gene encoding barrier-to-autointegration factor, producing MSSTSQKHKDFVAEPMGEKPVLALAGIGEVLGKRLEERGFDKAYVVLGQFLVLKRDEELFRDWLKDTCGANSKQQGDCFGCLKEWCDAFL from the exons ATGTCTTCAACATCTCAAAAGCACAAGGACTTTGTGGCTGAGCCAATGGGCGAAAAACCTGTGTTGGCTCTTGCAGGCATCGGAGAAGTCCTAGGAAAACGATTAGAGGAGAGAGGTTTTGATAAG GCTTACGTGGTCCTTGGACAGTTTCTGGTCCTCAAGAGAGACGAGGAGCTTTTCCGGGATTGGTTGAAGGACACTTGTGGGGCCAATAGTAAACAACAAGGTGACTGCTTCGGCTGCCTTAAGGAATGGTGCGACGCCTTCCTGTAA